A portion of the Clostridium gelidum genome contains these proteins:
- a CDS encoding stalk domain-containing protein codes for MKKLMIGLLTAVTIMGMSVSVFAADLETQKSKSEVIEDAFLISNYAPKDVDINKVVICGKNIELGKNGVLIYKGKIMVPLTTTAESLGFKVEADKDNKIVSLDNGEIKTNVYIGTDGYYYSSSNAIGLTMMHELGAEPIMDNNTIYVPINMYNFLFNDEKTVESFFVRNKDGQWIYSLNGELSEGWKLINNKWYFMNNNGIMQRGWIPTNGNWYYLLNNGEMAASTVTPDGFKVDQSGKWDGNPASILVTQTANVNNDIINPIEGFDTIDEAQKALKFKVTVPKELLGKYNIKYINTISRNLFQICYINKQSDILFRMAQGTEDISGDYNNYKTNNIVDINGSKVKLKGDDKLIKVAVWSANNMSYSILVTDGMKQDDIINIIKSTF; via the coding sequence ATGAAAAAATTAATGATAGGCTTATTAACAGCAGTAACAATTATGGGAATGTCTGTTTCAGTATTTGCAGCAGATTTAGAAACTCAGAAATCCAAGTCAGAGGTTATTGAAGATGCTTTTCTAATATCAAACTATGCACCTAAGGATGTAGATATTAACAAAGTAGTAATATGCGGAAAGAATATTGAGCTTGGGAAAAATGGAGTTTTAATATATAAAGGCAAGATTATGGTTCCACTTACTACTACAGCAGAAAGTCTTGGTTTTAAAGTTGAGGCAGATAAAGACAATAAAATTGTAAGTTTAGATAATGGTGAAATTAAAACAAATGTTTATATAGGAACGGATGGTTATTATTATTCAAGCAGTAATGCTATAGGATTAACTATGATGCATGAATTAGGTGCAGAGCCTATAATGGATAATAACACTATATATGTTCCAATCAATATGTATAATTTTCTATTCAATGATGAAAAAACAGTAGAAAGTTTTTTTGTAAGAAATAAAGATGGACAATGGATATATTCACTTAATGGAGAGTTATCAGAAGGATGGAAATTAATAAATAATAAGTGGTATTTTATGAATAATAATGGCATAATGCAAAGAGGTTGGATTCCAACCAATGGTAATTGGTACTATTTATTAAATAATGGAGAAATGGCAGCAAGTACAGTAACTCCAGATGGCTTTAAAGTGGATCAAAGCGGGAAATGGGATGGTAACCCTGCATCTATTTTAGTGACTCAAACTGCCAATGTTAATAATGATATAATAAATCCTATTGAGGGCTTTGACACTATAGATGAAGCTCAAAAAGCACTAAAATTTAAAGTTACAGTACCAAAAGAATTATTAGGTAAATATAATATCAAATATATAAACACTATATCAAGAAATTTATTTCAAATTTGTTATATAAATAAACAAAGTGATATTTTATTTAGAATGGCACAGGGAACTGAGGATATAAGTGGTGACTATAATAACTATAAGACTAATAATATTGTAGATATAAATGGTAGCAAGGTTAAATTAAAAGGAGATGATAAGCTTATAAAAGTTGCAGTTTGGAGTGCAAATAATATGTCATATTCTATTTTGGTAACTGATGGTATGAAACAAGACGATATAATTAATATAATAAAAAGTACTTTTTAA
- a CDS encoding RNA polymerase sigma factor, with the protein MKEVSLRTDEIISQDLDHYGNMLLRLAYSYMKNIHDAEDAVQDVFVQLLKNIDIFESEDHKKHWVICVTRNICKNKLKSAWFKKHVELSDMPYYDEYKDSNVLNQVIKLPLKYKEIIHLYYYEGYSTVEISKIVDRKEATVRSLLSRGRNILKKELKEEYDFE; encoded by the coding sequence ATGAAAGAGGTTTCATTGCGTACGGATGAAATTATTTCACAAGATTTAGATCATTATGGGAATATGCTGCTGAGGCTTGCATATTCATACATGAAAAATATTCATGATGCAGAAGATGCTGTTCAAGACGTTTTTGTACAACTGCTTAAAAATATAGATATATTTGAAAGTGAGGACCATAAAAAGCATTGGGTTATTTGTGTTACCAGAAATATATGCAAAAATAAATTGAAATCTGCCTGGTTTAAAAAGCATGTAGAATTATCGGACATGCCTTATTATGATGAATATAAAGACAGCAATGTTTTAAACCAGGTTATAAAACTCCCACTAAAATATAAGGAGATTATTCATTTATATTATTACGAAGGATATTCTACAGTTGAAATATCAAAAATAGTAGATAGAAAAGAAGCAACAGTGAGATCATTACTTAGCAGAGGCAGGAACATACTAAAAAAAGAACTAAAGGAGGAGTATGATTTTGAGTAA